The Anaerobiospirillum thomasii genome contains the following window.
AGAGATGGAGCAGAAAATAAAAGATGCAGCTAAAGAGGCCAATAAAAACGTAAGTGAGTTTATGCTAGAAATTTTTGAGGGTCGTAAATAGAGAGGGGCGCCAATGGCGCCTTTAATGTGCAACAATTATTAAAATATTAGATGTCATATATCTCTCATTTGATAAACTATAAAAACGATTCTATTTTTATAAGAGCATTGACTATGGATGAGTTTCAAATAAAAATTAAATATAAAGACTTGAAATTAGGTGAATATCGCATTTCGTTGGAAGACTTTGCAAAGTCCTTGTCAGGATACTCAAATGTATTATCAATCGTTGGAACTTATTCTGTAAGCGGAAGGATTGAGGAAAAACCTGAAAATTGGATTGTAGATGTAGTAACAGACGCAAAGCTTGCCCCCGGCTCAATTGAGATAATAGCCATTATTTCGGCAATATCTCAAGCAGCCCAACCGATAGGGGAGACTATAAACTCTATAAGGGAGTTGTTTAACGCTATGTGTAGTTTTATATTTAGTAAAAGATCTGATAGTGATTCACAAAACGCTGTTAATGCAATTTTAAATTATAGTATAGAGTCACAAAAAATTACGGCGGATACTGCAAAACATGCCATAGATAAAATAGCTGAAATTACAAAGATGTATAGCAGAAACGCTCTAAATCCAATTGGTAAAAGTTGTGGTGAAATTGATTTGATTCAGCCAGCTACAAACTTACAGGAAAAGGATAAGCTAATAGCTACTGTTGATAATGAAGTAAAAAAAGTAATATCTAAAAATGAGCAACCTGTTGTATCCCAAATAATGGAGTTTGATATTATACTTTGCTCATTAAATAAGATATCAAATAAATGTACTTTTATCAAAGCTGAAGACTGCCCAAACAACAACTATTATGAAAATGACAACGAAAGCTTTATCAAACATAATGCCGTAATATCTGATGATGCGTTCAGTCTCCCATCTAACGTATATACCACAGCATTTAATACAGGAGAAATTTTAAGAGTACAAGCCAAATTAAAAACAACAGCAAAGAATAAAATATATAACATTTACGATGCGCATACTTTAAAAGATTATAATTTATAAAATTACATGTTTTATATAAACAACGAGATTATACAATGGAACTATTTGAAGGTTGGGATGGGGATTAGTTTATTTTAAGAAATTAATTGGAGAAATGAGAGCCAATTTTTTAAAAGTATCTCTAATACTGCTTTATAATAACCGTTCACGCAATTTTGCCTTTTAATGGAGAGTGAACTAAAAACTGTGTAAACGAAGATAGATGATTTAAAATATAACCATTATCGGAGTTTACTTAATATGGCAAGAATTAAACATAGCCCAATGGCTGAAAAGATAGCTGACCTTATAATGGAGCACTACAACCCAAAAGATGCCCAGAGTGCTCAAGATGCTATTAAAGAAGCATTTGCACCTGTTTTTGAAAGGATCCTTAATACTGAGCTTGATGCTCATTTAGGCTATAGCAAGAGCAGCACTGATGAGAAGGAGACCACCAACAGGCGCAACGGCTATTCTAAGAAAACCATTCAAGGCTCATTTGGTGAGGCAGAGATCAACACTCCACGTGATCGTGAAGGAACCTTTGAGCCAGTAATTATCCCAAAAAGGGAAAAAGACGTATCTCAGATAGAGCAAAAGGTCCTGGCCATGTATGCAAGAGGCATGAGTCAGAGGGATATAAGCTCAACCATTGAGGAAATCTATGGTTTTAAGCTCTCTCAAGACAAGATCTCCACTATAACGGACCTTATCCTGTCGGATGTTAATGAGTGGCTTAACAGGCCGTTAAAGCCTCTGTATACCTTTGTCTTTGTAGACTGCATCTATGTCAAGATGAAGAATGACAAGGGCTCTACAGAGAATCATGCCGTATATGTAATATTAGGCTTAGATGCTGAGGGGTATAAAGAGGTTTTGGGGCTTTATATATCCCCAACAGAGTCAAAGTCATGTTGGATGAATATATTTGACAATATCAAGAGCAGAGGCGTTAAGGACATACTTTTCCTGTCTATGGACGGTGTCTCTGGTCTTGAAGACGGAGTAAAGTCTATATTCCCGCAGACAGTTGTACAAAGATGCATTGTGCACCTTATACGCAATGCCTGTAAATATGTCCCTTACAAGGATTTAAAGGCTTTCTGTGCCGACTGCAAGGCAATGTATGGAGCTATTAATGCAGAGGCAGCTGAGGAAGCTCTGCTGCACCTTATAGACAAATGGGGTGATAAATACCCTGGAGCTATAAGGGTGTGGGAGAACAATTTCAACCATGTAACACAGCTGTTTAACTATCCATCGGCAATACGCAAAATCATGTACACCACTAATGCTATAGAGGCCGTAAACTCCAGCTTACGTAAGGTCACTAAAATAGGTATGTTTGAGAACAAGAATGCCGTGTTTAAAGTCTTTTATTTAAGAATTACAGGCGACCTGGCCAAGAAATGGGGTGTGAGCAGAGTCAGGAACTGGACATCTGTCTTAAACCAGATGACATGCATTGATAGTCTGGCTGAACGTATAAGGCCATATATAAACTAGTTTTTAAGCGTATAGGAGCAAGCCCGCCGCGCGGATAGGTAATACTACGTATTACCTATGGGTTGTCGCATCCTGTAAAACATAGAGCCAAGGGAGACAAAACGTGATAAACATGGGATTCCTGCCCCCTCAGCCATTTATGGACAAGCCCCTACGGGGTTGGCTACGCCAATCCATAAAAGGCTTTCAGGGGCAGGAAGAGGCAAAATCATGAAATGAGGTATTGAATTGTTGAAAAAAACAAGATAGCATAAATTTAGATTCTAAAATTGCGCAATTAAAGAATAAGAGATCTTAGTTTACACAGATCTCCGTTCCCTCCCTTTTAATGCACCTAATGGCTTAATATTTAAATTTTTAGTGGTGTTTAAATCTATTGCAATAAACTCATTAACACTGTCCTGTATTGCCTCAATAACTTCACGTAGTTCTTCTGACTCGGCTATGACTCCTTTAACATCAGGACTATATCCACAAAAATGTTTAAGATCTTTATTAAAGTAGACAACATACCGATAGTATAGTGAAAAGCCAAGCTTATAGGCTATCTTCCACCCCGGCCAACCAATTCTATACTTCAACTTAAAACTCCTTTTTAAGTCCCGCCTGTTTTAAAATTACATTCATCATGTCTCTTTTATAAATATTTTTGGACACTGTAAAAGTGTTCTCTGAAATTGGACTGTACCACCATTCATGAGAGCCTTTCCCCTGCCTTATAACTGTACAGCCATTATTTTTTAAAATTTTGCTTAGCTTTACATACCCATTGTGGCCCATTTAAACAAGACCTTTTATATGCTGAGGCAGAATAGGTTGAATTTTTGAAGAAAGCTTATCTGTTTTACATTGCATTTCAACATACTCATTTGCAATTGATTGAGCTTCTTTAATCAACTCTTCAAATGTAAGAGCCTCAAAAGCAAGATCTAAATCATCAAAATATCCAGTATATGTATACAAATTTCCTTCTTCATTTTGAAATTCGTCATCAGCGAGAGAGTACTCAAAACTCACTTTATAGGTCATAGTAAAGCCTAATTTATAAGCAAACTTCCACCCTGGCCAACCTATTCTGTATTTCATGTCAACACCTCTTTTTCCCTAATTATAGGATCTAAGAAAAGCCACGTCAAAGCAAAATGAATGGAGTTGCACTAGATTGATATAGGTTGCATTAGATAGAAACGCAAAATATATGCTGTTTTGTTTGATTTTTTATTGTAATTATTATTCAATAGTGTTATAATAAGGGCATGATAACATGGAGTAGGAGGCATCCATGATGAAAAAGAAACGAAGGCAAAAACGCCAACGTAAACAAGGATGGTCAAGTTTTGATTTAGCTATTTTCATACTTACACTTATTCAAATACTAATATCAATCCTTGACCTTTATTTAAAATAACCTTAGGCCCTGTGGAGGCAGGGCTCCTAAATTGTATATTAGATACAAAAGGATGTCAAAATGAGCAGAGAAACGCTTTTAAAAATCATAATAGCATTACAAGTGATATCAATTGTTTTACAGGTTGTGAGGTTCTTTTATGGCTAGAGGTGGCTCAAGAGAAGGAGCAGGACGTCCAAAGGGCACTATCAGCAACAAGCCAAAGGCTGAGGGCAGGATTGTGGTGTCATGTCTCAAAGAAGAGGAGCAGGAGATTAAAAGACTGGCCCAGGAGAGTGGCAAGAATTTAAGTCGTTATGTATTGGATATTCTGCTTGCTAAAAATTAATAAAAACCTTCATGGGTTAGTCTGATAATGGGGTGATGAAATGTGCATTTAAAAATAAAATCGGTAATTTTAGAGTTTAGATTTTTGCTGATGATAAGGCCCTCTCATTGAGGGCTTTTATTTTATAAACTCTTTATACTCTGTCATGTAGTAGTCATAATCATTTTTGATCATTTCATAATACTTGTCTCGCATATCAAGCCAATGGGCCCGGTAGGCAAAGATAGCCATGCCACTGACCAAGATCGCAAAAATGAGGGCACCAATAAAATTATCATCTTCTGTTGTAACAGCATAGAAGCCAAGTGTAGCGCATACAGCTGAGCATATGGCGCACAATAATATAAATTTAATCCTGAAATTGTGGATACGCTCAAGCAGCGTCTTGGCCAAAATCATAGCCTTGAAGTAATCAAATCTTTCGTTCATTTTTTGACCTTGTAAGCTAAAAAGCATTGACTTTATGTACGGATTTATCGTACAATATAACTACAGTCAGTTAAGACTGGGGCCCTGAAAAGGATGTTCAATTTAAGGAGAACAAAGAATGAAATTAACCTATAAGGAAAAGTTTGAAATTCTTTGGATCCTTTGCTCTACTAATGCTAAAAGACAGTTTTCTGAAATAGTGCAGAAACAAGAAAACGAGTTAGAACGCAAAAAGTCAAAGCAAAGGAGATAAAACGGAAGGGGGCAACCCCTTCTTTCTCCTAAATTATAGGACATAAAAATATGGATAGCAAATTATACAAAAGGCTGCGTCTGGCTATGGGGTTATCACCTGAGGAGTTAGCAGCGCAGCTTGGCATATCAGCTGAGTATGTCTCCAAAATGGAAAGAGGTCTAAGGCCGGTGACGGACAGACAGGCAGAAAAAATAAAAACTTTACTATTTAAAGCCCTTTTCTCAGATGACCCTTGTTTTAAGGTGATCAGAGATTATTTAAGAAGGGATATGCCAGAATAAACAAGGGCGCCAGGTGGCGCCTTATTTTCTTCTTCTTAAAAAAGCGGTAACAACAATGGCAATTGGTATACCTAAGACTCCAAAAGACGCTAATTCATTACCTTGAATCCCAACATATATGGCGCCAGCTATACCACTAAGACAAATAATAAAAGCAAATATCTGAGAGAGCAAATTGTCTCTTTGAGAGAACTTTAGCATCTTCTCTTCTTGCTGTCGCCTAAATGATGCCTCTTCCTCCAATAGCGCAATTGTTTTATCAATTAAATCTGGTCTAAATTTATGGAGGCGTTCTAATGACTCTATTGGAGGAAGAGGATTATTATCATATTTTTGAATTAATTCAATATTGTGCCCATGTTCATGGTTTGTGACTCGTGCTGCATTTGTCTTACTTGCCATAAACTTTATTTACGCCTCTATATAGATCGTTATAAATTTTTGTGTAATCGCTATATATAGCCTTTTGGTCCTGCCTAAAGGACTCACCATTCGACTGATACTTTCTATATGAAATTGTAAAATTAGAAAAAGCATCAAGAATGCTTATTTTTTTATATTCTTTCATTTTAGCATCCCCATTACGCCCCTGATTTTTTTAAATTATAAATCCTAAAAATAGCGGCGTCAAAATAATATGAATATTATTGTTCAATTTCTGCACTAATTCTCTTTAGTATAAAGTGCGTTTTGCTATACTTTGTAATGTTTTACGCGGTCATCAAGCTCTGCCTTTTTGGCATTGTTGAATCTGTCAGTTGTTCCTACAAGATAGCCCGTTATGCGTCTGATACGTTGAAATCTCACACCTGCGCCAACAACGCCAGCCTTATCGGCCTTAAGCCTACATGCGTATTCACTCATAAGATCCTCCTAAAAAGTAAAATATTTACCCTGCCCTTTTAATGGCTCTGCATTGAGACAAGATTCTACGAAATCGGACCATGACTGCATCAGCTCACGGCGCTCATCCAATCTCTGTGATCGGTTATAGGCCAGCTCTGTGCTTGATGCTGTTAAATGGGCAAGACACATCTCAGATAAGTCATGATCATATCTCTGCTCCTGAAACCAAGTGCGCCCTATTGACCTAATGCCATGGGGTACAAGAATGTCTTTAAACCCTCTTGTCCTAAAGAATTTTTCAGCTAAGGCTGTAGTCAGTGGTTGCCCTGGCTTTGATGAAGGAAATAGCCACTCATTAATCTGCATGCCCTTACGTCTTTTAAGCAGCGCATAAAGCTGATCGCTAATTGGTATAACATGCTCCCTTTTCATTTTCATGAGAGCTGAGGGCAGTGTGATGACTCTATTATCTAAATCAATGTAATCCCATTTTAAGCTTATATACTCATTAGGTCTTAGCAGCGTGTAAAACCCTGTAAGAGTGATGTCAAAAATTGAAGGGCTGTGGATCTGCTCTTGCTTAAACTTCTGTAGGATCTCTGCCAAATTGTCAGGGTGAACAGATGGCATAGGCTTGGCTCTAGGTGGTGGCACAATCTTGTTGATGCCCTGAAACTTATAGCTGTCTGCATAGCCACTGTTTACGGCGTACACTTCTAACTGTTTCAGCCAAATAGCCAAACGCTTAGCGCTTTCAAGTTTCTGCGTGCCGTTGGCTGTATATTTCTTTATTTCATTGCCTATCTGTACAGTCGTAAGTGAATGAAAGGGCAGATGCCCAAACTTGGCCACTAATCCATTTAGACGCAGCTTAACGTTTTTAACATCTTTTATCTGCTTGGCCTTAAACTCAATCCATTCATCGTACACGTCTTTAAATGTTTTGACGCTGCCACTTTCTACCCCTTGAAGGCTGTCTATGTACTCCTTGGCCAATTGTCTTGCAGTGGCAATAGACATTTCAGGATAGGAGCCTAGGGTCTTGGTAAAGATTTTATTGTTTATCTTTTTTCTAACAATAAAGCTTTTTGTTCCACTCCCTAGCACCCTCACATACAGCCCTTTACCGTCTGCAAGTGATCCACTCTTTAAATTCTTGATTTGAATAGCAGTAATCATTGTGTGTCGCCTCTGTGGTGATCATGAAATCGTGATCACTCGTTAAAATGATCACTTTTTACAAAAATCGGTGATCATAGGTTACCACACGCCTGCATAGCAAAAAAGTCAATTGACATAGGTTGCAATGGGCTGAAACGGCAAAACGCTGATTTTACAAGGATTTTATTTGTTGTTTTGAGTGGAGTTGAAAGGGTTTGATATAGGTTGAAAAGGCTTTGTGGCGGATAGAGAGGGATTCGAACCCTCGATACAACTTTTAGGTCGTATGCTCCCTTAGCAGGGGAGTACCTTCAGCCTCTCGGTCATCTATCCGCTGATGGGTCTGTATTTTCTAATTTTTATGATTCTTTGTCAAGATTTATTTTGCTATTTTTACATACCCATGAACTTAAGCCTTGATTGTAACATCAATTTTGTGCGGTATTAAAAAGTCTTTCGTCATATGGTGTGTATTGTAAATTTTATCGACCAGGAGGCTTACGTCCTTTTTAAGATCTATATCCCTTTGTGATGGTTTAGTTCGCATCATAGAATCTAAAAGACCTTCAAACTTGCTGATCTCATTGTATATTGTAGACTTAGCGCCTTTGACCATGGCTTTTAACAATGGTCCTATATCTCTGATAGAGGAAGCCATCTTTAACAGAGATATTTCCCGTTTTTTACGTTGGTCATCTCTTTTCTTTTTCTGAAGCTGTTTTGCTATAAGCTTTTTGATGAGGTATGAGCCAATACTTGCATAAATAAAGAGCAGGATAATTTCTTTGATGGACGAATTGATAGAGCAGAGGCTGTTGCTACTTTTAAGTGCTTTAAACATGATCTCGCAGGACCAGCGCGTCCTGTAAGTATCAGCTATAACTGATGCTGCTACACGGCTTGCATCTATGTTGGTGATGAAATAATTAAATTTATCATCAACAGGATTATAGATACGAATCATCCTTAAAACGGTATCATCGTTAACCTGCACAGCCATATCAACCAGAGGATATTTGCTGCCATTTAAGTGCTGACATGGTTTGCATCCTTCAAATTCATGTAACGTGGCTCCGTTGCCATCCATTGCATGAATAATCTTATAGGCGCAATTCTCCTTGCCTCTGAATATAAAATAATGCCCCTTGGATATAAGTAGCAAATATAAAGCTTCAGATACATATCCCCTGTCGCACAGATATAACACCTGCTCATAGATATCTGGTGACAGGTGCTCTCTTTCATTGGCTACAGCCTCCGTAATATCAATATGTGTAGGCATATTGTTTACAATAGAAAACCCCGTATGCAGTTTAATAGCGGCAGATTTTTTATCAGGGTTGGTCTTGTCAGGATTACGTGTTTTAGCCTTGCAGCTAAAGTTGTCATAGGCTGAGTATCTAAGGGAGATTTCAGAGCCGTCCACCATGATAATATCATTAACACCGACACTCTGCCTGTAAGCCTCAAGCAGTTTCAGACCAGTTTCATTAGTATCGTCTTTAACAAGCATAGAGAGGTTTTCTATAGTATTCTTCATAACTTCAAGCAGTCCCTCTGAACGCAGACGGTTGTGAAGAGCCTTTGAAGATATATCAATGCCAAATATGTCAGAATAGCACTTATG
Protein-coding sequences here:
- the nrdD gene encoding anaerobic ribonucleoside-triphosphate reductase; amino-acid sequence: MSEYACRLKADKAGVVGAGVRFQRIRRITGYLVGTTDRFNNAKKAELDDRVKHYKV
- a CDS encoding type II toxin-antitoxin system HicA family toxin, with protein sequence MGHNGYVKLSKILKNNGCTVIRQGKGSHEWWYSPISENTFTVSKNIYKRDMMNVILKQAGLKKEF
- a CDS encoding helix-turn-helix domain-containing protein, with translation MDSKLYKRLRLAMGLSPEELAAQLGISAEYVSKMERGLRPVTDRQAEKIKTLLFKALFSDDPCFKVIRDYLRRDMPE
- a CDS encoding IS4 family transposase, with product MSLLSQINLYIQRAELLNILTVFRKELINNFARKNGTLKRQRKVTIAELLSALLTYASTNQNSNNITFTLNGFHKCYSDIFGIDISSKALHNRLRSEGLLEVMKNTIENLSMLVKDDTNETGLKLLEAYRQSVGVNDIIMVDGSEISLRYSAYDNFSCKAKTRNPDKTNPDKKSAAIKLHTGFSIVNNMPTHIDITEAVANEREHLSPDIYEQVLYLCDRGYVSEALYLLLISKGHYFIFRGKENCAYKIIHAMDGNGATLHEFEGCKPCQHLNGSKYPLVDMAVQVNDDTVLRMIRIYNPVDDKFNYFITNIDASRVAASVIADTYRTRWSCEIMFKALKSSNSLCSINSSIKEIILLFIYASIGSYLIKKLIAKQLQKKKRDDQRKKREISLLKMASSIRDIGPLLKAMVKGAKSTIYNEISKFEGLLDSMMRTKPSQRDIDLKKDVSLLVDKIYNTHHMTKDFLIPHKIDVTIKA
- a CDS encoding tyrosine-type recombinase/integrase; this encodes MITAIQIKNLKSGSLADGKGLYVRVLGSGTKSFIVRKKINNKIFTKTLGSYPEMSIATARQLAKEYIDSLQGVESGSVKTFKDVYDEWIEFKAKQIKDVKNVKLRLNGLVAKFGHLPFHSLTTVQIGNEIKKYTANGTQKLESAKRLAIWLKQLEVYAVNSGYADSYKFQGINKIVPPPRAKPMPSVHPDNLAEILQKFKQEQIHSPSIFDITLTGFYTLLRPNEYISLKWDYIDLDNRVITLPSALMKMKREHVIPISDQLYALLKRRKGMQINEWLFPSSKPGQPLTTALAEKFFRTRGFKDILVPHGIRSIGRTWFQEQRYDHDLSEMCLAHLTASSTELAYNRSQRLDERRELMQSWSDFVESCLNAEPLKGQGKYFTF
- a CDS encoding IS256 family transposase; translated protein: MARIKHSPMAEKIADLIMEHYNPKDAQSAQDAIKEAFAPVFERILNTELDAHLGYSKSSTDEKETTNRRNGYSKKTIQGSFGEAEINTPRDREGTFEPVIIPKREKDVSQIEQKVLAMYARGMSQRDISSTIEEIYGFKLSQDKISTITDLILSDVNEWLNRPLKPLYTFVFVDCIYVKMKNDKGSTENHAVYVILGLDAEGYKEVLGLYISPTESKSCWMNIFDNIKSRGVKDILFLSMDGVSGLEDGVKSIFPQTVVQRCIVHLIRNACKYVPYKDLKAFCADCKAMYGAINAEAAEEALLHLIDKWGDKYPGAIRVWENNFNHVTQLFNYPSAIRKIMYTTNAIEAVNSSLRKVTKIGMFENKNAVFKVFYLRITGDLAKKWGVSRVRNWTSVLNQMTCIDSLAERIRPYIN